ACTGTTCCGTTTACATCTTTATCTACAATTGCCCCACCCATCATTAGTGTATTAAATCCTGAGAACTGAATCTCCCTTGCATCACCAATATTTATAGGATTAACACTAAACATCGATAACTTTTTATCCCTATCAGAGTTATTTTTAACCTTAATAATTTGGACCATAGCATCAAAATCATCTGGAACAAAGCATGTGGTATTAACAGAGATATCATTATATTTTGTTGAGTATTTTACATAACCAAAACCGTATGTTGTTATTAACTCCTGCTCCCGATTTAAAGTTGGGTACCAAGTATTTGTAAAATAAGAACCCGTCTCCTCAAAAAAATATGTATATGGACCTAACATTCTAGTTTTATATGGGTCTTCATGAACAAATCCATTAACAATGTCCCCCTCTTGAGTTCCAATCCTGGCAAATGCTGTCCCATTATTTGTTAGTCCCCAACAAAGAGCATCGGTAGGTTTTTGTTCTCTTCTAGCAAGAAGCATTAGCCAAGGCTCCCTAGTTTTATTATTTATATCCTCTTTTATTACAACTTCATCATATTCATTAAATTCAAAGTCTCCATTTTTTCTAACAGTTTTCATTCTACTCCCCCGATTTATTTTATATCATTTATTTTCTTCACGTGAAAATAACTATAAAACATATTAAACATGAAATCTTTGTTCGTCAAGTTTTTATGTGAAAATAAAACTACAAACTATTTAAATAGTTAATGCTATTATTTAAATGATCTTCTTCCTCATACTCTAAAACAGCAATCTGTATATCTAGCCCTAGTTCCTCTATAAAGTCAAAAAGTTCATTATAAGGAATAATTCCAGAACCTAAAGAAGTCCAACTTGACCTATTTTGATCACTATCGGATGTATCAATTAAGTGTAGATAGAGGGGCAAGTTTAAAAACTTAATATAAGTTAATAGCTCCTTAGTTTTATACATAGGGTCAATTTTAGAAGAGATCCAAGAGATAAAGAGCCTTGGAATATCAAGTAGAGGATAGAGTTGTAACCTCTCCCTCTTAAATAGCAAAATAATCTCTTTATAGTGTTCTATACACTTTAAAATATCACATTTTAGTGGATAGAAGTTCTCTAATAGAGGTGTGATACCATGGTTATTCAAGGTCTTAACAATATCTAAAATATCTTTTATAGGCGCAGTATAGTCATGATGGAAAACTACAAGACTTTTTTGAGGTTTAATACTTTTTACAACGTGTAAAAGATCAGGATTCAAAGCTTTTCTATTTAAATAAGTAGGGGCATGGAGTAGGAAATTAAGTGAATTAGTATAACTATGGTTAATATTTTTCCCTAACTGATCATCAATAAAGAAGTTATCCCCTAAAAATATCTGAATGTAGTCTAAATCTAGTTTCTTTGTAATTTCAATGGAGTAGATAGGATCCCAATTATGTTTATAGGATAGAGATGTGGATAGGGAAATATTTTTAATCATAAATAAAAATATACCCTATCCACTATTATTTCAATATAAACATATTATTAAAGAAGAACAGCTTTAATTCTTCTAACACCTGCAGATGATGATTGTTCTTTTTTAATTTTGAAAACACCTAAATCTCCAGTGTTTTCAATATGTGGTCCACCACAAACTTCTAGGCTAAAATCACCCATTTTATATACCTTAACCTGCTCACCATACTTACTGGAGAATAGAGCCATTGCGCCTAGATCCTTAGCCTCTTCTACTGTCATAGTTTGCATTGTTATTGGTAACTTATCCTCTATAGCCTTGTTAACTAAGGCCTCAACCTCTTGAATCTCTTCCTTAGTCATTTTATCAGGATGGCTAAAATCGAACCTTAATCTCTCAGAAGTAATATTACTTCCCTTCTGATTTACATGGTCACCTAAAACAATTTTTAGAGCCTTATGCAGAAGATGTGTTGCAGTATGATATTTAGTAGACATTACAGAGTCATCTGCCATTCCACCTTTAAAGATCTTATCAGCACCCTGTTTTGATAACTCCTTATGTTTTTCAAAGGCCTTATCAAAACCATCTCTATCTACAGTCATCCCCTCTTCTTTTGCTAACTCTTCTGTTAACTCTAGGGGGAATCCATAGGTATCGAATAGGGTAAAAGCAACTCTACCAGGGATTATTAATTTTGGATTCTTTTTAAGATTAGGAAGTAGTTTAGAGAATTCCTGCTCACCCTTTTTAAGGGTTAGACCAAACTTATCCTCCTCTGCTTCTAATACAGAGAAGATAAACTCTCTCTTTTCATTTAACTCAGGGTATTGATCTTTATACATATCAATTACAATATCTGCAGGTTTAGAGATAAATTTTTCCTCTAAACCTAGTTTTTTACCATGACGAATAGCTCTTCTTAACAATCTTCTTAAAATATAACCTTGACCTACGTTAGATGGTTGTACACCCTTCTCATCACCAATAATAAAGGTTGATGTTCTTATATGATCACATATTATTCTTATGGACATATCAGTATCTTCTGATTCCCCATATTTAGCACCACTTAGTTCCTCTATCTTTTCAATTAGAGGTATAAATAGTTCTGTTTGATATACGGATTTTTTACCCTGTAGCATAGTTATAGTTCTCTCTACACCCATACCTGTATCAACACATGGCATTGCAAGAGGTTTAAATGAACCATCCTCCTGTTTATCATACTGCATAAATACATTATTCCATATTTCAAAATATTTACCACAACCGCAGCCAGGAATACACTCAGGAGAACACACTTCCTTACCTGTATCGATAAACATCTCTGTATCAGGTCCACATGGTCCTGTTTGACCAGCAGGACCCCACCAGTTATCCCCCTTTGGGAGTTTATATATACGACTATCAGGAAGGCCTAACTCCTTCCAATAACCAATAGAATCGTTGTCACATGGTGCATCATTGTCACCCTCAAAAACAGTTACAGATAACTTATTTATATCTATTCCTATAACGTCTTTTAGAAAATTAAAACTCATATTAATTGCTTCTTTTTTAAAGTAATCCCCTAAAGACCAGTTCCCTAACATCTCAAAAAAAGTTAGATGTGTAGCATCTCCTACATCATCAATATCACCTGTACGGATACACTTTTGAACATTAGTTAATCGTTTTCCTGCGGGATGAACCTCACCTAGAATATAGGGTACTAAGGGGTGCATTCCTGCAGTAGTAAAAAGTACTGTTGGATCATTTTCTGGTAACAATGATTTTCCAGAAATCTCTTTGTGATTATTTGATACAAAAAAGTCTATATATTTTTTTCTTAAGTCATCTGCTTTCATAAAGTGAATAATACAATAAAAGTTACTTTTTTATCAATAGATCCAATCATCTTCCCCTAGTATTCTAAGATCTCCATCGGCCTCTTTTTTATGAATTAATTCAATAAACTCTTTTGTCTTTTTATCAGCGTCAGATTTTTTTATTAAACCAATTAAATCCATCTCACTTTTTACAAGAGCTCTTCGTCCTTCTGACATAGCTGACCAAATTCTAGCTTGTATCTCAGTGGACTCTCCCTTTATTAGATAGACAAGATCCGTATCTGATAATTCACTGATTATTTTTTGAAAATCCAAGGTATCAATATTATAGATAATATCTATAGTGTATAATCTGTCCCTAATAACTTCCCCAAGAAATGGATCACTCTCTTCAATTTTACTTAATATACTATTTTCAGAATCCCTATCCATATGTTTTAAAATATCAGCTAATGTACCTCGACCATCAATATCTTGATACTCATTATTACCTAATAACTTGATTTTTTCTTTTAGACTCTCTCCTATTATAGAAATAACCTGGGGACTTACACGTTTTAACTTTGAGAGTCTTTTTACAACATCCCTTTGGGTATCAGGGGGAAGGGATTCAATTATAGGTGATGCAAGTTTAGGTGATAGATAACTTAGTACTATTGTTAAAACTGATGCACTCTCCTTTCTTAATACTAACATTCTCTGTCTAAAGTCCAAATCATTTAAAAATGAGAAGGGTTTATCTGCACTATCAGGTACTGCTGAATAGAGTATCTTGTTCCCCTTCTCCTGTCCAAAAGCACTTACAAGAATAGATCTAGCAGTCTCTATTCCACCTTGATTTCTATTAAATAGATCGCTATTTTTTCCAAACTCCTCTAATAGTTTAGAAGCTTCACTCTTACTTACCCTGTCAATCTTTGTAATTTCCATAGAGATCAATTCGATCTCCTCTGGAGGTAGGTGTTTAATAACCTTTGATGCCTCTTCTTTTCCTAGAACAAGAAGAAGTTTAGCCACTTTTTGATACTTATTATCTTTTATAGGTTTGACTACAGTTTTTATTAAACCATCTCTTTTAGGTTGATCAGGTGTATAGTTATTGTCATCTATTTCATCAACTTCAGGGTTGTTATCCTTTGTTGCACTTTGGTATGCCTTTATTCCTCGTTTAAATTGATTCATATAGACATATTACATACTAGTTCAATTTATTTACAATACTTATTGACTAAATTGTAAGATTTTAATATAAATATACTCGTAAATGCCGCTGTAGCTCAGTCGGTAGAGCAGGGGACTGAAAATCCCTGTGTCATGAGTTCAAGTCTCATTGGTGGCATAAGAGTTAAGACATTTAATGTTTTAACTCTTTTTTTATATACTTAATAATTGCCGGAGTGAGTCTTTTTACAGTATCTTCAACTATTAAGTTGTTATTTTCTCCAATTTTGTACTCTAAGTTGCTAATTAACCCCTCTATATCACTCCCATCCCTATTATTACTATTTATATTATCATAATTTGTTAAATCCATTAAAACATCTCCTGAGTTATAGGACTCTTCACTAACATAGTTTGAACACGCCTTTAATAGAGAGATAATCTCATCCTCGTTGTTTAAAACTTTTAGTTCCCCATTTTCATCCCTATAGATCTCAGCCTCCTGTTTTAAAAGCATAGTATCATTAGCTTCTAGAGAGTCAATAATCAATTGTAAAATCTGTACATCCTTAGCAAAAACGTAGCCCATATAAAAGATTATAAGTGTTAATATTAAAAGAAGTGTTGTTAATAAGGCTAACATTATGTAGTTTTCATACTGGGTAACCTTATTTTGACTTATGACAACACCATTATTTGGTAGTTTAATTCCGTCTTTTGTAGTAAAGAATCCTTCTCCTAAGTTGATCTCAATATAGTTATTTAATTCACTTTTAAGAAGGTTTATTACTTTAGTATGGTCGTTTAATATACTACCATCTGGATAGTAAATTACGGAGTCAATAGTATAAAACTGTATATCATTTCTTAGATCGACTAAATCCCCTACACTGTAGTTAACACCATAATATTGTGCCTCTAAAATTCTAGTTTCTCTCTCCACAAGGGATGTAACTACTTTGTTATCAATTACAATAATTCCAACTACATAGATCATAACAATAGATACACCTATTTTCATAATTCTGTCTTGAACCCACACTGAATCTGTTTTCATTCTCTTTAAAAAATTAAAAACCCTTAAAAATCGTAATATTCTAATTATTTTAAAGAATCGTCCAACCTTAATTATTTTAAATATTGATAAGAGAGGTGTGTTATCCAAAAAGAAAAAGATCCCTGGTAAACTAGCTAATAAATCTACCCACCCATAACCATTTAAAAAATATAGCTTAGGGTTAAAAGAGATCATTCGTATAGCAAAATCTATAACAAAAATTACAGATATCACTTTATTAGGTGTAAGAACAAAGCCTTTTAATGCCGTATATTCACAAAATAGCCCAATTATTGAAATTATTATTAAAAATGGATTAATTGCATCTAAAATTTTTATTACCTTTTTAAAGCTCTCTCTTGGTTCTACTAACATATATTTAAATCCCCACTTCTATTTACTATAATTATATTCAAATAAGTCTTTTGCTGTAATAATATCTAGTTTTACACCCTTAAACTTCTTATAGGTATTTAAAACCTCTATAGACTCATTTTTATATGCTGATATCTTTCTAGATGCAATATTAAAGGCGTTTGTAACTAACATTTTTCTTCTAGTATCACTACTGTATAACTTTTCTAATTTAAGTCTTTGATCTAGGGATATACTATTGAACTTATTAGATATTTCGTAAACTTGAGCAGCTAAAACAAGATTGTATGTGTGCACAAAGAGTATTGTTACATAATATATTGACCGTACTCGCCCTATTCTATCGTTAATAAAAGCTTCTACATTTGATATTATATTTAGATTTGACAATTGGGATTGATTAGCACCATTTAGTAAAATATAAAGCCCTGCATAACAGAATACGTCCTGGGGATCTTCCCCTCTCTGCTTACTTACAAAGGTTAAAAAGTCTATAAAAAAATTAATAAACTTACTGTTTTTATATCCTAAACAGATTGCTAAAACCTGGGGATTTAACTTCTTTTTATTAATCGAGTCATTTAAATACTTAATAATTTCACTCTCATCAATCTCTTTACCACCATTTATTTTTTTTACATTAGTTGGTATTAAATTAAAATTCTTAGTAGTTAACTTCAAAAGCTCTGTTGCATAATCCCTCTCTGAGTTGGTAGTTGTACTACTTTCTGATTTTGTTATCTGATTTATTTTTAGAAGATTATAATAGAGTAAAACATCATTATTACTTAAACCAATGGACTCTCTGTTTAAAACATCAATCAATCTCTTCTGTTCTAAATTATCAATATTTAAAAGATCAATTCCTTTTAAATTATTTCTAAAAATATCCTTATTTATTAATATTTTCTCTTCTGGTAAGTAAGTTGATAGTTGCTCTTCTGTGGTTATATCGTTATTAAAACCTCTACTTAATAATAGGGGATAATCAATAGAGCGATTATCTCCCTTATTAGAGTTTTTCCATATTTCTAAAAATATTTTATAAGTGGGTCCTGGGTCGTTTGATATGATACTACTTATACTTTTAAAAAGATTAGACGGTATCATTTTTTTGTTATTAATAGCATTGATTATATATGTTGCTAACTTTATTGTTTCTTCTCTCTTCATGGTTTTAATAATAGTATTAGTTCATTACTCATGCAATACTATTCTAAACTCACAAAATTTTCCTGCTGAAGACTTAATATTTAACTTTCCTCCAACACTTTCTACATGATTTTTAATAACACTCATACCAATACCCTGTCCAGCTAGATTATTAACACTTTTTTTTGTGGAAAAGCCTGGATGAAATATAAGTTTTACAGCCTCTGAACTTGTCATATTTTTCACTTTTTCAACTGGAAATCCTTTCTTTTCTATAGCAGCTTTTTTAATATTATTAATACTTAATCCTGCTCCATCATCCATATAACTAAAGACTATTTTATCTCCAACCTTATTTAATGATAATTTTATCTTGCCCACTGGATCCTTTGATCTTTTAACTCTCTCATCCCTATCCTCAATACCATGGGCAAGGGAGTTCCTAATAAACTGGTTAATAGAGTCCTTTAGAAGACGTCTATACTTTTCTGGGATCAAATCATTATCATACTCTGTAACATCTAGTTCGACCTCTTTCCCATGCTCAATTCCTAACCTATTTAGGGATTTTTTTAAAGACTCCTCAAAAATATATTTCTTATTTTTTACATCAGATCCTACCTTTTTTTGAAAAGAGACAATTTTATCAATTAAATCATTTATTTGATTAATATCATGTTTTAATTCTGCAAGATTTACTGTTAGTTTTAACAACTCCCTCCATGTTGGATTAGTATCCTTTAACTCCTTAATATACTCTTCAAAATCTTGTAATTTACTTGCTACCGTATTTAAACCTAAAAGTAGAGCATTACCCTTTATACTATGAACTAAAGAGAAGATATAATTAATAGTCTCTCCTGTATCATCAGACTCTACTTTTAAAAGCTCATTTATCTTATTAATCTCATCATTAGTATCCTTTAAAAACTCATCCATTAATTCAGGGTTTACATGAATAATCTGAAATAGACTCTCCATATTTTTAAGACTCTCACTCTCTTCTTTCTCAAGCTGCTCTTCAAGTAAAACCCTCTCTGTTACATCCTTAAATAGACCTAATATCTGTATTGCACCGTCTTTTAACTTAATTCTTTGAAAATCAAACTCTAACCAAACCTGGGATATATCACTACTATTAGCTGAAAAATTCATCAATATCTTATCTATAGGGTTTATAGAGCTTAAAAGTGTTGGGTTAACAGTTTTGTTAAAAAACAGCTCTAAATAATCCTTTGTTGCAACAAAATCCCTTTGTGGTAATTTATCTTTTATTAAGTCTAAAAATGATTGATTATCTTTAGGCTCTCCAAAAAGTTCATTAAAATATGTTGATCTCTCATCTGCAAGTTTAAGTTCACTATCTAATAAAAAGATCCCCTGTTTTACATTACTTAAGATCATTGTAGTCTGTCTTCTTTTCTCAACAAGGTCATTTGTTGTAACTTCTAACTGTTCAAAGGCTTTTATTCTAATTATTTCAAAAGCTACAGTAAAAAAAGATACTCCAACATAGCCTCCTAATGCCCTTGTAGCCATCTCTGGTATAAGTTCTAAACCTTTTAGACTTGGTATATGAAACATTATAAAATATGAACTAATACTAAAAAGAGATGTTAATATAGACCCGTGTATAATACCTAAGAAAAATATCGATACTAATGGAAATAACATCATCCAAAAGTATCCAGCTTTTTCTGCCCCATGGGAGTACAAAAGTAGGGAGAAAAATAGATAGGCTATATAACTTACAAATGTTGTACCTATACTAATTTTCTTAGTTATACCAACTACAACCATTGATACAGCTATAAGTAAAGCAGTGGAAGCTGTAATAACAGTTACTATTATTTCACCCTTAAAAACATCATATATAGCAAAAATAGAGAGAATGATTATACCAATTGATGATATACTATTTAAAACAGCGCTTCTTGATTTATCTCTTAAACCAGAATCTTCCTTTAAACCATTAAATATTAGTGAGAGCAAGATTTTTTTTAGCATTGGATAGCCACCTTAATTTATTTTATTATATTTTCTAAACCAACTGAAACATGGAATAAACCCATGGATGTTTCAAAAGGAATAGAGATAATAGGCATGTTATGATTTGTAGGCCATGCAATTTTATGATTATTCCCTTTAACTATAGAAGGAAGAGAAATTACTAATCGGAACTGCTCTAAACCTTTTTTTGCGTTACCAGCTATAATATTAACAACTTCTCCTGTTGAATCTACTACATCATCATCTAAATCCTCAATTGGGTATCCAACTAACTTTTCGGTTAACTTTATTATAAGATCCTTTGGGAAACTAAGTGTAATAACACCTTTTGTCTCTCCAGCTATTCCAATAACTGCAGATAGATCCCAACCTAGATCTTCATTTTTATCAAATAAAAAGGGAGTTTTTAAAATAGGTTCTTCCCCATAAAACTCCTTAAAAATATTTATTGTAGCTTCTATAAATGGTTCTATATATTTTGTGTCCATAATCTCCCCTATTTCACTGACTCAAGAACTTGGTCTATTTTTTCTAATAATTTATCATCTTTAATTGGTTTTATCATGTAATCGTTAACACCGGCTTTTACAGCTTCAATTACATTGTATTTAGCAGCTTCTGATGTAATCATTATAATTGGGAGTTTAGCGTGTTTAGGAAGGGATCTTAACTCCTTTACTAGATCCAAGCCGTTTAAGTGGGGCATATTCCAATCTACAAGGAGTATATCAATGTTCTCTTTTTCAATAATGTTAAACGCGTCAACACCGTTGTCCGCTTCAACAAACTCATGATTTGCTTTTTTATCACTTAATAATGAGTTTTTTACTATATTCCTCATTATCCTTGAGTCATCTACGACTAAAATTTTCATAATTATTAAATCCTATTTTTTAAATTATATTACCATTAATAAATAAAATCGGTCAAATAGTTAAATTTATTTGCTCCAATATGGTTAGAAGCCTTTTTTCTGAAACTTTTACTGGAATCTTAATATTACCTGCAAATACAGAGACTCTAAACTCTTCTAATAAAACAGTGTACTCTCTCATTAGTTCTAACTTTTCCATTGAAGCTGCAGGGGATAGATCTTCTAATATTTTTGCGTACTTTTGTTCATAATATAGAATAATATCCCTCTTCTCCCTATCTTTTATTAAATTTAGAGGTCCTTTATTAATCCTCTCATTAAGGGCCTTTAGATATCTTAATAGGCTGTTATAATTTTCTGCTTTTATTAAAAAATCATTAGGCATCAACCTTATAAGTTCGTTATTAATATCCTCGACAAAGGATTCTCCCCTATTACCTAATTTATCAATAACTCTTGATAGACTCTCTCTTACGTTTTTATACTCATACAATATTGGTATAACTCTACTAATATGCTCCTTTGAGAGTTCTAACAATCTTGGAGAGAGGGATTCTACAAATAACTCAAAATCTGATCTACTACGAATGTTTTTATCTACACAATCTTTTATTAATCTAAAAAATAGCTGTTTATAAAACTCTTTTTCTCCATCAAAATAGTTAGTGATCATAGACTGATCCTTAGTTAATAAAATATCCTCTTTGATAGCTTTTAACTGTTTATTCAATCTATTAATAATAAGCAGGGATGTTCCTTCTATATGCTCTTTCAAAGCCTCTTTTTCCCTATTAAAAAGTAATAAACTTACTGTATCACTATTTACCTTAAGACCAGGATAGTATTTTATGCCTTTTATAATAACACTTTTTTCTATAGGCTCTTTAAAGTCCCAAGTTGTGATATTAGTCCTTTCATACTCCTCTTTAGCTTGCTTTACTTTTTTAATATTATTTAACCTTTTGCTATAATCATCATATAAAATATCTCCATCCCGGGAGGATTTTATCTCTTTACCTTTTTCATCAATAATAGCTACTCTTATTTTTAAATATTCAGGGAGTTTATTATCATCCCACTCACCTACAGGTATATTAAATCTCCAGTTTCTATAGATGTAGTTGCTTAATTGTAAATGCAAATTAGAATCTGTAACTTCCATATTCTCTATAATATCATCTACAGTAGAGTTTATTGGAATTAATCTTTTTCTATAAACCTTAGGAAGTCCCTTTATTAGAGCAGTTATTCTATCTTTTAATAAACCAGGTATTGCAGTATCCAATTTCTCTTTTGGGACATCCATAGCAACACGAGCAGGAACTTTAATAGTTACACCATCTAACTCCTTCCCTGGATCAAAATTATAATCAATTTTAAATGTAGAGTCTCCTAGGGTATATGTATCAGGAAACTCATTTAGTCCACCGGGTATTGAAGTATATAGGTCTTCTTCCTTCATTCTTAAAAAATCATCCCCACTTTTTTTCCTAATTAGTGATGTTAATTCATTTAAGGATGATATATTTGTTATTTTTTGAGTATAAAATGTATCAATTGCACTTGAATCTACCAAAATATTTCGTAGTCTAAGTTTATCTTCCATTTTACTAATTTTTTCAATTAAGGAGAGATTAAAGTCTAAAAACTTATACTCCTTTCTCTGTTTTGGAGTAAGCTCTCCCTCAACTAAACAAGTCTGAATAAATATTTTTGTAGCCTCATTTTTATTATACAGACCATAGTCCACATCCCTATTGTATACAATTGGTAACCCAAAAAGAGTAACCCTTTCAAGGGCTCTAACCTGGCCTAATTCAGTACTGTAATATGGTGCTGAGTAACTTCTTTTACAAAGCTCTCCTCCTAATCTCTCTAACCACTCTACATCTATATTTCCAACTGTTCTTAAAAATAGTCTACTTGTTTTAACCTGTTCAAAGGAACAAACCCACTCTCCTCCATTATTAAAGAGTCCTGATCCTGGATAGATCATCCCCTCTCTATCCCTTGTTAATCTGTAAAAGTTTTTCTCTCTTTTAAGGGCTATAGTGCTTAAATACCCGGTTAAAATAGATCTATGAATTCTTCCATAATTGTTATTAAGCTCTTTTTTTGTCCAATCTTCCTGGGGGAGAGATGTAATTGTTATATTATTCTCTTTATTAAGTGTAATAATCTGATTATATATATCACGCCACTCCCTCAATCTTTTGTAGGAGATAAAGTTCGTTTTACACCAGTTTTTTATTTTACCGTTTGTTGATGCTCTTTTATTTAACTCTATCTGATACTCATTCCATATATTTAAAAGGGTTAAAAAGTCAGATTCTGGGTGTTTAAATCTATTATGTTTTTCATCAGCTTGACTTGCTTGTTCCTTTGGTCTATTTCTAGGATCATGTATTGATACAACTGCAGCAATAGCTGAAATTTCTTTAACACAGCCCTCTTTTTTAGCCTCTAAAATCATCCTAGAATCCCTGGGATCAATTGGATATTTTGACATTATCTTACCATCAGAGGTTAAAACCCAACTATCTCTATGTTTTTTAATTGCTCCAAGTTCTAATAGAAGGTCATATCCATCTTTTATACCCTTAGCTGGAGGAGTATCGATAAATGGGAAACTTTTAACATCGCTTAGTTTTAGGGATATCATTCTAAGTATTACTTCCCCTAAATTAGTTCTTTGTATTTCTGGAGGGGTAAACAGTGATCTTTTATTATAATCTGCTTCTGAGTAAAGCCTAATGCAGATACCATTCTCTACCCGACCACACCGTCCCTTTCTCTGATCTGCACTACTTTTAGATATTGGAGAAACTGGTAGCCCCATTGTTCTTGTTTGGTGGGAGTATTGGGAAATCCTTGCAACACCAGAGTCTATTACATATTTTATTCCAGGAATTGTTAATGATGTCTCTGCAATATTAGTACTAACTATTATCTTTCTCTTGTTTGTTCTTGTAAAAACAGCCT
Above is a genomic segment from Thiospirochaeta perfilievii containing:
- the hrpA gene encoding ATP-dependent RNA helicase HrpA, producing the protein MTEINKTFELLKQVYKRDWYKLFRELKRIEKKFDKNDLNRVLSQIERSIEFKKSRIINKPKVYYNEELPVTKRKKEIIETIKNNQVVIISGQTGSGKTTQIPKFCLDAGCGESGIIACTQPRRIAAISVATRLAEELKTPLGQDVGYKIRFGEEFSDKGYIKVLTDGMLLAETQGDRFLNNYDCIIIDEAHERSLNIDFILGILRDLLKKRKDLKVVITSATIDTEKFSKAFNNAPVIEVSGRTFPVEVIYREPEAEDLESSFGERAASATTELIETTPSGDVLVFLPTEQDIRECIENLNKNFLGKMELLPLYARLTQSEQKAVFTRTNKRKIIVSTNIAETSLTIPGIKYVIDSGVARISQYSHQTRTMGLPVSPISKSSADQRKGRCGRVENGICIRLYSEADYNKRSLFTPPEIQRTNLGEVILRMISLKLSDVKSFPFIDTPPAKGIKDGYDLLLELGAIKKHRDSWVLTSDGKIMSKYPIDPRDSRMILEAKKEGCVKEISAIAAVVSIHDPRNRPKEQASQADEKHNRFKHPESDFLTLLNIWNEYQIELNKRASTNGKIKNWCKTNFISYKRLREWRDIYNQIITLNKENNITITSLPQEDWTKKELNNNYGRIHRSILTGYLSTIALKREKNFYRLTRDREGMIYPGSGLFNNGGEWVCSFEQVKTSRLFLRTVGNIDVEWLERLGGELCKRSYSAPYYSTELGQVRALERVTLFGLPIVYNRDVDYGLYNKNEATKIFIQTCLVEGELTPKQRKEYKFLDFNLSLIEKISKMEDKLRLRNILVDSSAIDTFYTQKITNISSLNELTSLIRKKSGDDFLRMKEEDLYTSIPGGLNEFPDTYTLGDSTFKIDYNFDPGKELDGVTIKVPARVAMDVPKEKLDTAIPGLLKDRITALIKGLPKVYRKRLIPINSTVDDIIENMEVTDSNLHLQLSNYIYRNWRFNIPVGEWDDNKLPEYLKIRVAIIDEKGKEIKSSRDGDILYDDYSKRLNNIKKVKQAKEEYERTNITTWDFKEPIEKSVIIKGIKYYPGLKVNSDTVSLLLFNREKEALKEHIEGTSLLIINRLNKQLKAIKEDILLTKDQSMITNYFDGEKEFYKQLFFRLIKDCVDKNIRSRSDFELFVESLSPRLLELSKEHISRVIPILYEYKNVRESLSRVIDKLGNRGESFVEDINNELIRLMPNDFLIKAENYNSLLRYLKALNERINKGPLNLIKDREKRDIILYYEQKYAKILEDLSPAASMEKLELMREYTVLLEEFRVSVFAGNIKIPVKVSEKRLLTILEQINLTI